The following proteins come from a genomic window of bacterium:
- a CDS encoding OmpA family protein has translation MKRLAMVILVSSVVAFVNAAPVVSGGEGLARIVDARNEGLYNWTAGVSFAGIDHGAEHMNDLNIQTWRNSVLRVFGSWVPFNQLEVIGSWGAVYSYPSQTTAIPSFGLWDIELGAKYTIPLEFWTVGFDSRIYLPTHSSFFGPPSFGGVLRVIGTSEMGIFTTHMNLGAFMRQKPGVMLGAGTEVSYEYLNPYIELSAEVMPDSFPLRLTPGLRIKLNSGISFFYAADFGLNLDGRSVDARGGQYINQISAGVAYSPSERVSVAKRPVALYVKALDASTGEPVAAEVNIANHYPSVFALGMSGERTIEVQSGRYQVTIRAPGYLPQTYMMTFKQFANNSLEVRLEPDRTGGYLDVRILDSQTARPISGASVSIAGITLTTNVSGETRFILPSGNYDVNVSMPGYISQNERIILSQGIPMAINLSLLRNDARIRISGIRFASGSAVIDPESYQAIDEAVRFLKTNPTVRVEIQGHTDSQGSYQGNLTLSQERAQSVRDYLIRVHGISADRLEARGYGSNVPVASNDTEAGRSQNRRVELVVIK, from the coding sequence GTGAAACGATTGGCTATGGTCATTCTAGTATCATCGGTAGTAGCTTTTGTGAATGCCGCTCCTGTTGTATCAGGCGGCGAAGGTCTGGCGCGGATAGTCGATGCACGCAACGAAGGTCTCTATAACTGGACAGCAGGCGTCTCGTTTGCCGGCATCGATCACGGCGCAGAACACATGAACGATTTGAATATCCAGACCTGGAGAAATTCGGTTCTTCGCGTGTTCGGTTCGTGGGTTCCGTTCAATCAGCTTGAAGTAATTGGTTCGTGGGGAGCAGTTTACTCCTATCCGTCACAGACTACCGCCATTCCAAGTTTTGGATTATGGGACATCGAATTGGGTGCAAAATACACAATTCCGCTTGAGTTCTGGACAGTAGGTTTCGATTCAAGAATCTACCTGCCTACCCACTCTTCATTCTTCGGACCGCCGAGTTTTGGCGGAGTTCTAAGGGTTATCGGCACCTCCGAGATGGGGATATTTACTACTCATATGAACTTGGGCGCCTTTATGCGCCAGAAACCTGGCGTGATGCTGGGCGCCGGAACCGAAGTAAGCTACGAATATCTCAATCCTTACATAGAACTTTCAGCAGAGGTCATGCCGGACTCGTTTCCATTAAGACTGACCCCGGGACTTAGAATAAAGCTGAACTCGGGGATAAGCTTCTTTTATGCTGCCGATTTCGGTCTTAACCTGGATGGCCGAAGCGTTGACGCCCGAGGCGGTCAGTACATAAACCAGATTTCTGCAGGAGTGGCGTATTCTCCATCGGAAAGAGTATCGGTCGCAAAGAGACCGGTGGCGCTTTATGTCAAAGCTCTCGACGCATCTACAGGCGAACCAGTTGCGGCCGAGGTCAATATCGCTAATCACTACCCAAGCGTTTTTGCGCTCGGCATGAGCGGCGAGCGTACTATAGAAGTTCAGAGCGGCAGGTATCAGGTTACAATAAGGGCTCCAGGTTATCTGCCGCAGACGTATATGATGACATTCAAGCAGTTCGCGAACAATTCGTTAGAAGTAAGGCTTGAACCGGATAGAACCGGAGGGTACCTTGATGTAAGAATCCTGGACAGCCAGACCGCAAGGCCTATCTCCGGAGCGTCCGTATCTATTGCGGGCATAACCCTTACGACAAACGTCTCCGGTGAAACGCGTTTTATCCTTCCATCAGGAAATTATGATGTGAATGTATCAATGCCGGGCTACATATCTCAAAATGAAAGAATAATACTAAGCCAGGGCATTCCTATGGCAATAAACCTATCCCTTCTGCGAAATGACGCGCGCATACGCATATCGGGAATACGTTTTGCATCAGGAAGCGCTGTAATAGATCCAGAATCATATCAAGCAATAGATGAAGCCGTGCGCTTCCTTAAAACCAATCCTACGGTGAGGGTTGAAATACAGGGACATACGGATTCACAAGGGTCTTATCAGGGCAACCTTACGCTTTCTCAAGAGAGAGCGCAGTCGGTTCGTGACTACCTTATTCGCGTTCACGGCATATCGGCTGACCGTCTTGAAGCGAGAGGTTATGGTTCAAATGTTCCCGTTGCGTCGAATGATACCGAGGCCGGAAGGTCGCAAAACAGAAGGGTGGAATTAGTCGTAATCAAGTAG
- a CDS encoding prolyl oligopeptidase family serine peptidase, which translates to MKKLIVLPLVLTALLSAQMSGPQVLVKTFGFPIELGYTIELPANFDSTKTYPLIVGIHGFGDRMSSYIGTAQSFVPEGAIGLYPESPYPLTPMADGESFGWTWWFWSDTTEPSFVSHDLTLDQSVRWIVAAIDEVKKNYPVDPSKVFLYGFSQGGFLTYKVGLTYPELFRGIIPAGGWLEIDSLHPLVLDSAALKLPVRILHGAYDNVVEFKGAESAYDTLKARGLRVELMKYPVKHQLTNEGFEDSRDFIWRELNPDSTALIDLLWPDESLTSEEHAELLHKMLRSKEPAADIEAGLLKLYEEDTSEVVRKEIIYLLGARRCAGAELQLTLILKDAGQPQALRQASYSALIKLATESSWKTVQGTPKHLVIQEVIPGGQGEAVGLLAGDVVLSYNNRKIKTNVELREALSSVKSNTKSVIMAIERDGKRMKTKLAPGRIGIRLAEEIK; encoded by the coding sequence GTGAAAAAACTGATAGTTTTACCTCTCGTCCTAACAGCACTCCTGTCGGCACAAATGTCCGGGCCGCAAGTGCTGGTCAAAACGTTCGGGTTTCCAATTGAGCTTGGATATACCATCGAATTACCAGCAAACTTCGATTCTACAAAAACTTACCCCCTCATAGTAGGCATTCACGGGTTCGGCGACCGAATGTCGTCCTATATCGGAACCGCCCAGTCCTTTGTTCCGGAGGGAGCAATAGGGCTTTACCCCGAATCTCCTTATCCGCTAACGCCTATGGCGGACGGCGAGAGCTTCGGGTGGACGTGGTGGTTCTGGAGCGACACAACGGAGCCAAGTTTCGTCAGCCATGACCTTACGCTCGACCAGTCCGTGCGCTGGATTGTCGCCGCCATAGATGAAGTTAAGAAAAATTATCCTGTAGATCCATCAAAGGTATTTCTCTACGGCTTTTCTCAGGGCGGATTTCTGACCTACAAGGTCGGCCTGACTTATCCTGAACTTTTCCGGGGGATCATTCCTGCGGGCGGCTGGCTTGAGATAGATTCTCTCCATCCCCTCGTTCTTGACAGCGCGGCGCTCAAACTCCCTGTGCGTATCCTTCACGGCGCATACGATAACGTAGTCGAGTTCAAGGGAGCTGAAAGCGCATACGATACGCTTAAGGCTCGCGGTCTCAGGGTAGAACTCATGAAATATCCAGTTAAACATCAGCTTACGAATGAGGGTTTTGAAGACAGCCGCGACTTCATCTGGCGGGAACTGAATCCCGACTCAACCGCCCTCATCGACCTCTTATGGCCGGATGAGTCTCTTACTTCCGAAGAACATGCGGAGCTGCTCCACAAGATGCTTCGCTCGAAAGAACCGGCGGCAGATATCGAGGCCGGTCTCTTAAAACTCTACGAGGAGGATACCTCGGAGGTCGTACGGAAAGAAATCATCTACCTCCTTGGCGCAAGACGCTGTGCAGGGGCTGAGCTTCAGCTGACCCTTATCCTCAAGGACGCAGGCCAGCCGCAGGCTTTACGGCAGGCTTCCTACTCAGCGTTAATAAAACTCGCCACTGAAAGCTCCTGGAAAACGGTACAGGGTACGCCAAAACATCTCGTCATCCAGGAGGTCATCCCGGGCGGTCAGGGCGAGGCTGTCGGCCTTTTAGCAGGCGATGTTGTTCTTTCCTACAACAACCGCAAGATAAAGACCAACGTAGAACTTCGCGAGGCGCTCTCATCCGTGAAGTCGAACACCAAGTCGGTCATCATGGCCATCGAGCGCGACGGAAAGCGCATGAAGACAAAGCTTGCGCCTGGCCGAATCGGCATCAGGCTGGCTGAAGAAATAAAGTAA
- a CDS encoding methyltransferase domain-containing protein: protein MSIHRLRRRIGVEFMPWGVAEARIVHRLLSPKPGERLLEVGSSSGYRVERYSKIGLDVYGIDADHDAIESGMRFNPTVKLIEADASALPFPASFFDKLLCVHLLEHLANPQDAIHEMGRVLKPAGSAIIVVPCERIRGDTAFAGWLRFKNLHLHKYTPPEISRLIAPYFKIEVAFFHTLIPGRFVPMSLKSTPLQYYFSFAMIFKLKKD, encoded by the coding sequence ATGAGCATCCACCGATTGCGCCGCAGAATAGGCGTCGAGTTTATGCCCTGGGGGGTAGCTGAAGCGAGAATCGTTCACCGACTGCTTTCTCCGAAACCAGGGGAGCGGCTTCTAGAAGTAGGCAGCTCGTCGGGTTATCGTGTCGAACGCTACTCGAAAATCGGCTTGGACGTCTACGGAATAGACGCCGATCACGATGCAATCGAGTCAGGCATGAGGTTTAACCCAACCGTCAAGTTGATAGAGGCAGATGCGTCAGCGCTTCCTTTCCCTGCCTCCTTTTTTGATAAGCTGCTCTGCGTCCACCTGCTGGAACACCTCGCCAATCCTCAAGATGCGATTCACGAGATGGGCCGGGTGCTCAAGCCAGCTGGAAGCGCCATAATCGTCGTACCTTGCGAACGTATCAGGGGCGACACCGCCTTCGCCGGTTGGCTTAGATTCAAGAACCTTCACCTGCACAAGTATACGCCGCCTGAAATCTCAAGGCTGATCGCGCCTTACTTCAAAATTGAAGTCGCTTTTTTCCATACACTTATCCCTGGAAGATTCGTTCCGATGTCGCTAAAGTCCACACCTCTTCAGTACTACTTTTCTTTTGCCATGATCTTCAAGTTGAAGAAAGATTGA
- a CDS encoding STAS/SEC14 domain-containing protein produces MADKVEIIEGGILHIIVEGEQTGEDVAFASAESDRLLQENDIKEIRYLVDFSEAGRIDPSARQALKDRLKNVEQRGKVKYAIVGLSKTLANLISLYVRAIHAESEYRFFKTKDEALAWLVGMNPNP; encoded by the coding sequence ATGGCTGATAAAGTCGAGATTATTGAAGGCGGTATTCTTCACATAATCGTCGAGGGAGAACAGACAGGTGAGGACGTCGCCTTCGCATCAGCCGAGTCTGACAGATTGCTCCAAGAGAACGACATCAAAGAGATCCGCTACCTTGTTGATTTTTCCGAAGCGGGCAGAATTGACCCATCCGCGCGCCAGGCGCTCAAGGACAGGCTCAAGAATGTCGAGCAGAGAGGGAAGGTCAAGTACGCTATTGTCGGATTGTCAAAAACCCTCGCAAACCTCATCAGCCTCTATGTGAGAGCGATTCACGCCGAATCGGAGTACCGCTTCTTTAAAACAAAGGATGAGGCGCTTGCCTGGCTTGTGGGGATGAATCCAAACCCCTGA